One Brachybacterium kimchii genomic window carries:
- the gatB gene encoding Asp-tRNA(Asn)/Glu-tRNA(Gln) amidotransferase subunit GatB, producing MTTIDTDLVDFEDATDRYDPVLGIEVHVELGTATKMFDGAPNIFAADPNTAITPVSLGLPGTLPVVNEKAVEYAITIGLALNCEIAESCRFARKQYFYPDLTKNFQTSQYDEPIAHDGWVDVELEDGEIVRVEIERAHMEEDAGKSTHVGGSGRIQGATHSLVDYNRAGVPLVEIVTRPIPNVGKRAPEVAAAYVRTLRDIFRALDVSEARMERGNVRADVNVSLRPSADAPLGTRTETKNVNSFRSIDRTVRYEISRQAGILDADGSVTQETRHFHEEDGHTSAGRVKSDAEDYRYFPEPDLVPVAPSREWVEELRANLPELPAARRRRLREEWGFSDLEMRDVINAGALEAIEATVVAGASAQSARKWWMGELARTAGEQGVELEELTATPAQVAELQKLIDDKKINDKIARQVLGKVLAGEGDPGAIVEKEGLAVVSDDSVLTGAVDQAIADNPDVVAKIQGGKVQAIGALIGPIMKATRGQADAGRVREIIMEKLGVQG from the coding sequence ATGACGACCATCGATACCGACCTCGTCGACTTCGAGGACGCGACCGACCGCTACGACCCGGTGCTGGGCATCGAGGTGCACGTGGAGCTCGGCACGGCGACCAAGATGTTCGACGGTGCGCCGAACATCTTCGCCGCCGACCCGAACACCGCGATCACCCCGGTGAGCCTGGGCCTGCCCGGCACGCTGCCCGTGGTCAACGAGAAGGCCGTCGAGTACGCGATCACCATCGGCCTCGCGCTGAACTGCGAGATCGCCGAGTCCTGCCGCTTCGCGCGCAAGCAGTACTTCTACCCCGACCTCACGAAGAACTTCCAGACCTCCCAGTACGACGAGCCGATCGCGCACGACGGCTGGGTGGACGTGGAGCTCGAGGACGGCGAGATCGTGCGCGTCGAGATCGAGCGCGCCCACATGGAGGAGGACGCCGGCAAGTCCACGCACGTGGGCGGCAGCGGCCGCATCCAGGGCGCGACGCACTCCCTCGTGGACTACAACCGCGCGGGCGTGCCGCTCGTGGAGATCGTGACCCGTCCGATCCCGAACGTGGGCAAGCGGGCCCCGGAGGTCGCCGCCGCCTACGTGCGGACCCTGCGGGACATCTTCCGAGCCCTCGACGTCTCCGAGGCGCGGATGGAGCGCGGCAACGTCCGGGCCGACGTGAACGTCTCCCTGCGCCCGTCGGCCGATGCGCCGCTGGGCACCCGGACCGAGACGAAGAACGTGAACTCGTTCCGCTCGATCGACCGCACGGTGCGCTACGAGATCTCCCGCCAGGCGGGGATCCTCGACGCCGATGGGTCGGTGACCCAGGAGACCCGTCACTTCCACGAGGAGGACGGCCACACGAGCGCCGGGCGCGTGAAGTCCGACGCCGAGGACTACCGCTACTTCCCCGAGCCCGACCTGGTGCCCGTCGCGCCGAGCCGCGAGTGGGTCGAGGAGCTGCGGGCGAACCTTCCCGAGCTGCCGGCGGCCCGCCGCCGCCGTCTGCGCGAGGAGTGGGGCTTCAGCGATCTCGAGATGCGCGACGTCATCAACGCCGGCGCTCTCGAGGCCATCGAGGCGACCGTGGTCGCGGGCGCGAGCGCCCAGTCCGCCCGCAAGTGGTGGATGGGCGAGCTCGCCCGCACCGCCGGCGAGCAGGGCGTCGAGCTCGAGGAGCTCACGGCCACCCCGGCGCAGGTCGCCGAGCTCCAGAAGCTCATCGACGACAAGAAGATCAACGACAAGATCGCCCGTCAGGTGCTCGGCAAGGTGCTCGCGGGCGAGGGTGATCCCGGTGCGATCGTCGAGAAGGAGGGCCTCGCGGTCGTCTCCGACGACTCGGTGCTCACCGGCGCCGTGGACCAGGCGATCGCCGACAACCCCGACGTGGTCGCCAAGATCCAGGGCGGCAAGGTCCAGGCGATCGGCGCGCTGATCGGGCCCATCATGAAGGCCACGCGCGGTCAGGCGGACGCCGGCCGCGTGCGCGAGATCATCATGGAGAAGCTGGGCGTCCAGGGCTGA
- a CDS encoding class I SAM-dependent methyltransferase, whose translation MTQRPQQARIDARVLEYYGLGREARRLRSTAGGVLEFRRTQEIVGVEIARLVDSSRRPALRIADVGGATGIHAAPLAEQGHVVTLVDPVPEQVRLAEGIPGVFAQIGDARELPVEDDTQDLVLLLGPLYHLAHADDRDRALAEARRITRPGGTVLAAGISRLSSFTDTYLAAMAGHHDARRGEEWDDAWRDLLADGWIDATEVAFPFGHFHTSAELASELCAAGLEEVEVHGIEGPIGVAAEHLPADDPSLDALMGLARRFSMDGSLRDASPHLLAVGRVPGAQLRTR comes from the coding sequence ATGACACAGCGACCCCAGCAGGCACGCATCGATGCCCGGGTGCTCGAGTACTACGGGCTCGGGCGGGAGGCGAGAAGACTCCGCTCCACCGCGGGCGGTGTGCTCGAGTTCCGTCGCACGCAGGAGATCGTCGGGGTCGAGATCGCTCGCCTGGTCGACTCGTCCCGCCGACCCGCGCTGCGCATCGCCGACGTGGGCGGGGCGACCGGCATCCACGCCGCTCCCCTGGCGGAGCAGGGCCATGTCGTGACGCTCGTGGATCCAGTGCCCGAGCAGGTGCGCCTGGCCGAGGGCATCCCCGGGGTCTTCGCGCAGATCGGCGATGCCCGGGAGCTGCCCGTGGAGGACGACACGCAGGACCTCGTGCTCCTGCTCGGTCCGCTCTATCACCTGGCGCACGCCGACGATCGGGATCGCGCCCTCGCTGAAGCGCGCCGGATCACCCGGCCGGGCGGAACCGTCCTGGCGGCCGGCATCTCGCGGCTCTCGTCCTTCACGGACACCTATCTGGCAGCGATGGCGGGTCACCACGATGCGCGCAGGGGCGAGGAATGGGACGACGCCTGGAGGGATCTCCTGGCCGACGGATGGATCGATGCGACCGAGGTCGCCTTCCCGTTCGGCCACTTCCACACATCGGCGGAACTCGCCTCGGAACTCTGCGCCGCAGGTCTCGAGGAGGTCGAGGTGCACGGGATCGAGGGTCCTATCGGCGTCGCCGCAGAGCACCTCCCGGCTGATGACCCTTCCCTGGACGCCCTCATGGGTCTCGCACGACGATTCAGCATGGACGGGAGTCTCCGTGACGCGTCACCGCATCTGCTCGCGGTGGGACGAGTCCCCGGCGCTCAGCTCCGGACCCGGTAG
- the gatC gene encoding Asp-tRNA(Asn)/Glu-tRNA(Gln) amidotransferase subunit GatC, with protein sequence MPAIGREDVARLADLARIQLSDDEITRYAGEFDAIMDAVASVSEVATEDVPATSHPIPMTNVFREDVVTATLTQEEALSGAPEAEDGRFEVPQILGEE encoded by the coding sequence ATGCCAGCGATCGGACGAGAAGACGTCGCACGCCTCGCCGACCTCGCACGGATCCAGCTCAGTGATGACGAGATCACCCGCTATGCGGGCGAGTTCGACGCCATCATGGACGCTGTCGCATCCGTCTCCGAGGTCGCCACGGAGGACGTGCCCGCGACCAGCCACCCCATTCCCATGACGAACGTGTTCCGCGAGGACGTCGTCACCGCGACTCTCACGCAGGAGGAGGCGCTCTCCGGCGCCCCCGAGGCGGAGGACGGTCGTTTCGAGGTCCCGCAGATCCTGGGGGAGGAGTGA
- the gatA gene encoding Asp-tRNA(Asn)/Glu-tRNA(Gln) amidotransferase subunit GatA: MSSTQNHPGADPTRLSAAAQAQGLASGDFSSEELTRAHLDRIAAVDGDLNAFLHVSEDAALEVARDVDDRRAAGEQLHALAGVPIAVKDVVVTKGTPTTAASKILEGWVPPYDATLVEKLRAARLPILGKTNMDEFAMGSSTENSAFGPTRNPWDRERIPGGSGGGSAAAVGAYEAPLAIGTDTGGSIRQPASVTGTVGVKPTYGSVSRYGLIAMASSLDQAGPVTRTVEDAALLHELIAGHDARDSTSLPEAVPAFGEAARRKDVKGLRVGVVEQLEGDGFAPEVRARFEESLAALEQAGAEIVRVSCPNFEYALGAYYLIMPSEASSNLAKFDGMRYGLRVVPEDHPTAESVMKASRGAGFGDEVKRRILLGTYALSAGYYDAYYGSAQKVRTLVQRDFAGAFEQVDVLASPTSPTVAFRLGEKTDDPLAMYMNDIATIPANLAGVPGLSLPSGLAEDGLPAGVQFLAPARADERLYRVGGALEALLEDSWGGPLLDRAPALTGAQSGAQTGEVK; encoded by the coding sequence ATGAGCAGCACCCAGAACCACCCGGGCGCGGATCCCACGCGCCTCTCCGCCGCGGCGCAGGCCCAGGGCCTCGCATCCGGCGACTTCTCCTCCGAGGAGCTCACCCGCGCCCACCTCGACCGCATCGCGGCCGTGGACGGCGACCTCAACGCCTTCCTCCACGTGAGCGAGGACGCGGCCCTCGAGGTCGCGCGCGACGTCGATGATCGGCGCGCGGCGGGCGAGCAGCTGCACGCGCTCGCCGGCGTGCCGATCGCCGTCAAGGACGTCGTGGTCACCAAGGGCACGCCCACCACGGCCGCCTCGAAGATCCTCGAGGGCTGGGTGCCCCCGTACGACGCGACGCTCGTCGAGAAGCTGCGCGCCGCGCGCCTGCCGATCCTCGGCAAGACCAACATGGACGAGTTCGCCATGGGGTCCTCGACCGAGAACAGCGCCTTCGGGCCCACGCGCAACCCCTGGGACCGCGAGCGGATCCCGGGCGGCTCGGGCGGCGGCAGCGCCGCGGCCGTAGGCGCCTATGAGGCGCCGCTCGCGATCGGCACCGACACCGGCGGCTCGATCCGCCAGCCGGCCTCGGTCACCGGGACCGTCGGCGTGAAGCCGACCTACGGCTCCGTCTCCCGCTACGGGCTCATCGCGATGGCGAGCTCGCTCGACCAGGCCGGTCCCGTGACCCGCACCGTCGAGGACGCCGCGCTCCTGCACGAGCTGATCGCGGGCCACGACGCGCGCGACTCGACCTCCCTGCCCGAGGCCGTTCCGGCCTTCGGCGAGGCCGCCCGCCGCAAGGACGTCAAGGGCCTGCGCGTGGGCGTCGTCGAGCAGCTCGAGGGCGACGGCTTCGCCCCCGAGGTGCGCGCCCGCTTCGAGGAGTCCCTCGCGGCACTCGAGCAGGCCGGCGCGGAGATCGTCCGCGTCTCCTGCCCGAACTTCGAGTACGCCCTCGGCGCGTACTACCTGATCATGCCCTCGGAGGCGTCCTCGAACCTCGCGAAGTTCGACGGCATGCGCTACGGGCTGCGCGTGGTGCCCGAGGACCATCCGACGGCCGAGTCGGTCATGAAGGCCAGCCGCGGCGCCGGCTTCGGCGACGAGGTCAAGCGCCGCATCCTGCTGGGCACCTACGCGCTCTCGGCGGGCTACTACGACGCCTACTACGGCAGCGCCCAGAAGGTGCGCACGCTCGTGCAGCGCGACTTCGCCGGCGCCTTCGAGCAGGTCGACGTGCTCGCCTCTCCGACCTCGCCCACCGTCGCCTTCCGCCTCGGCGAGAAGACCGACGACCCGCTGGCGATGTACATGAACGACATCGCCACGATCCCCGCGAACCTCGCGGGCGTGCCCGGACTGTCCCTGCCCAGCGGACTCGCGGAGGACGGACTGCCCGCGGGCGTCCAGTTCCTCGCCCCCGCGCGGGCCGACGAGCGGCTGTACCGGGTGGGCGGCGCGCTCGAGGCGCTGCTCGAGGACTCCTGGGGAGGCCCGCTCCTGGACCGCGCCCCCGCGCTGACCGGTGCGCAGTCCGGCGCTCAGACCGGAGAGGTGAAGTGA